In Deltaproteobacteria bacterium, the following proteins share a genomic window:
- a CDS encoding ATP-dependent Clp protease adaptor ClpS produces MAHEHDDNNNNFSWQGEGAIATAQERKVQRPRLFKVLLHNDDYTTMDFVVMILMTVFRHSEIKAAEIMLQVHQKGVGIAGVYSHEIAETKAAKVIRIARAHEFPLRCSTEPET; encoded by the coding sequence ATGGCACACGAACATGACGATAATAATAATAACTTCAGCTGGCAAGGCGAAGGGGCAATAGCAACCGCCCAAGAACGCAAAGTTCAACGACCACGCTTATTTAAGGTGCTATTGCATAATGATGATTATACCACCATGGATTTTGTGGTGATGATATTAATGACGGTTTTTCGTCATTCTGAAATTAAAGCCGCTGAAATTATGTTACAAGTTCATCAAAAAGGCGTTGGTATTGCTGGTGTTTATAGCCATGAAATCGCTGAAACCAAAGCTGCTAAAGTTATTCGCATTGCCAGGGCTCATGAATTTCCCTTGCGTTGCTCAACGGAGCCCGAAACATGA